TATGATTGTTTGGCGCCTGAAACAGCCCATTGCCAATGCCGATCACTACCTGGCTGCCTATCACTTGCCAGATAGCGGCCTGTTCATTCAAAGAAGCGAGATAAAACAAACCGCTCATCGTAACAAATAAGCCTGTCGCAGTCATTGTGGCAGGATTGGTCTTTTCCGAAAGATAGCCGCTGACCGGTGCGATCAGTGCAATGCACAAGGGTAGCGGCGTATAATGACCAAGCCGATCTGTACCGGCGTTGCCTGCAATACCTGATCCAAATAAAAAGGAAGCAAAATATTGTTGGCAAATAACGCCATATAAGCCAGCATAGCCGAAATCGTTCCGGACAGCAACGACTCATTCTTAAACAAACTCAGCTCAATCATCGGATATTCTTTACGAACTTCACACCGAAAGAACAACCAAAATGCCGCGATAGCCACCAACAAGCTACCGACCGTCAGGGGAGAACGCCACCCCCATTCCTGGCCATGGCTGATGACCAACAGCAATGTTGTCATAGCCAAAGCAAATAAAACTGCTCCCGCGTAATCAAAGGGTTTCTGCCCCTGACTTTTTTCCCATGGTAAAATCATATAGCCAAACAACAAAGTAACAAGTCCAATCGGGATATTAATATAAAAAATTGACTGCCAGACAAAATGGCCAATCAAAATTCCGCCCAAACTGGGACCGGCCAATGAGCCTAGTGCTACAAATGTGCTGTTTATCCCCATTGCCCTCCCCCGCTCAGTTCCCGGAAAGGCAGTACTGACAATGGCCAACGCATTGGCCATCAGCATGGCAGCGCCAATAGACTGCAGTATTCTGGCAAGCACCAGGGACCAAATCGTTTCGGCCATACAACATAGAAAAGAACCGGCTACGAATACTCCCATACCAGTTAAATAAATCTGCCGTTTGCCATGCAAGTCGCTTACCTTACCAAAGAGCGGTAAAAAACTGGATATGCCTAAAAGGTAAGCCGAAACCACCCACTGCACCAGAGAAAGGGTTACCTGTAGTTGGGCTCCAATAGCCGGCAAAGCGACATTGACAATTCCGGCGTCCAAAGTGGCCATAAATGTCCCCAGCGACGTAACCCCCAGAATCATCCATTTGTAATACTTCTCTTGCTTGATCAATTTTTTCATTCCTTCATCGCCTTCCTTGCTTTTCGTCAGGGTATGTCTTCTCAAAAACCAGCAGAGTGGTCAATGGTAAGTATTTTTTCGTCAGACTAGATAAAAATGGGAGAAATAATGACTCCTATTTCCAAAGCACTAACGAGGCAGGGTACAAAGAGCACCGTCGATGAGCGTTTGGATCGTTTGAACACATACCTTGGCTGTAGGCTGGGCAGATATGAGAAACGACAGGAATCCCCCCCTGTCGTTTCTCACCATTCCTAATACAGCTATTTTTGTTGCATAGTTTAATCCAATGGTTTTTCCGTGGCTAAACTGGCCTTGTTTTTCAACATATGTTTTATATAAAAGATCACAAAGGGTATTACGACGATAAAACCGCTGAGCAAATACATCAGCCGCAGGCCGGCGTAGGTTGACACCTGGCCTAGCAAGGCGGCGCCGACGGCAAATCCCAGATCAAAAGCCGTTAAAATAGTCCCATTGACCACCCCGCGTCTTGACATATCCACCTGATTAATGGCCAGCGCAATGGACAGGGAATAAAGAATACCAAAGCCGACGCCTAATAACAAAGCAGCTGCAATAAACAGCACATAGCCTTGCGCCAGGAACAAACATAAAAAGGTGGCAAAAAAGGCGGCAAAACCAATACACATAATCCCGATAGGGCCTTTTTGGTCAAGCATTCTGCCGGCATAGGGCCTACTGATAATCACTGTTACCGCATTGGCCAGGAAAAAAATTTCCGGATTGTCCACACGAATTTCCTTGGCAAACAGTACAATAAACGATAGCAGCGCGCCATAAACCAAAGCCATAAAAAAAACAATTCCGGCGTAAGAAAGCACTTTATTCTCAATAAATCCCCGCTGCTTCTGACCGTCCGGAACCGCCATCTCACGCTGAGGAAAGCCCAGCAGGCACAGTAAAGAAAGTGCGGCCAAACCGGTTCCCGCATAAAACATGGCAGCATAATCAAAAGTGTGCAGCACTCTGAGCCCCAAAGACGGTCCGATAAGCATAGCGATGGACATGGATAAACCAAAATAACCGATTCCCTCGCCGCGTTTTTTTAAAGGGATGGCATCCGTTGCCAGCGTAGCCAGCGACGTTGTGGAAAAGCCCCAACACACGCCATGGGTAAACCGCAGAATAAAAAGAAACAGCAGACTGGTTACCCACTGATAGGACAACATGGCCAATAACAAAAAAACCAATGACAACCATACAATTTTTTTGCGCCCTATCGTATCCAATATGTATCCGGCAACCGGCCTAGCAACAACCCCGGCAAAAGCAAACAGTCCGAACAAGATACCGACATCGCCTTTAGTTCCGGCAAGCACCTCGGTTGTAAACAACGGTATGGTCGCCATGATGTAGTACATGGCTGTAAAAGCAAAGAAATTAGCTAAACAACTAGCAATAAATCTTTGGTTCCATAATTTTTCATTATGTATGCCTTCGTTCACAAGATCAGCCCCTTATCCCCGTTACGGAGAAATCTGCATAAACATTAGCTGGGAGATTCAGCTATCTCCTGCCTCCCAGCTATACCAGCAATACGCAATGGCCTCTTATATGTCAAGTCCAAAAAGACGGCAGGCATTTTTGTGCATGATCAGTTCACGTTCCGTTTCCGTAATGTCCAGTGAGTTGACAAATTGAACTCCTTCCGACATCCAGCCATAAACCACCGGGAAAGAGCTGCCAAATAGAATATGCTCTGCACCGCACACCTTGATCGCGCATTCTACCTCAGCCTTGCCCCAGGAAGCCGGATGCGTCATATCAAAGAAAATATTGTTTTCTAAATAGCTTGAGATTCTTTCCGCCTCCGAGGTGTTCAAGCGGACCAGCGCTTCTTTTTTCGTACTCTTATGCGGGGTCAGTAAGTGATAATTAGCAAACCAGTTTCCGCCAAACATGGTATGAATCATTTTAAGATTCGGAAATTCCTCAAACATGCCGCTGAACAACTCGCGTCCCAGGGCTGTCGCCTGGTCGATAATACGTCCCAGTTCGCGGCGCAAATTGGTATATTCGTAGATGGACTGCCAATAAACCGGCAGTGGTGTATGGTGAACGATTACCGGTACACTCATCTCATTCAAAACTTTCAAATAGGGTTTAAAGGCTTCATCATCCAGATAAAGCTGACCATAATGGCAAGCCAGTTGCACGCCTACCATCCCCAGCTCTTTCAGGCAGCGCTCAAGTTCATAGAGATTTTCCTTACCGCCCCAAGGAGGCAGCACCGCATTGGCATACAGACGACCGCCTGATCTCTCGCACAGTTTGGCTGCATTGTCGTTGACAATTTTACAAGTATCTAAGCGCAGCCATTCCTGCCAGACCGGTACCCGCAATATCGCCTTATCTACCCCGGCATCATCCATCGCCTGCAGCTTGGCTTCCAGCGAATAATCACCCTCCACATAGTTAAGATTTTGATATCCTTTAGGTTTTTCAAGAATCATATGACGTTTGCCGCTATCCAGCGTTTCCAACCTGGCAATTTCGCCAAATGACCGGGGAGCCGTACTTAGAAAACCATCCAACACCTTTTCATTCGTAAACAAATCCTCAGGCAAGTGGTGCATGTTAATATCAATAATCATTTAGAAAGCCTCCTTGTAACTAGAAACTCATGATCATGAATATCATTTAGTTGCTCGCTCAACTATATCGTAACACCATTTAGTTGTTAATGCAACGTTTTTTTTTTTAAATCTTCACGTTAAAGGCACCGTCCCCGGCTTCTAATATTCAGCATTGTCAAAACGGGAAAAGTTAATTTAATCCATCTCCGACAGTCACGAGACGTAAAAATACCCTGAAGTTTGCCGTAACAAACTTCAGGGTATTTTCATTTATTAGCAATCCGTTTATGGAGTCAAATTTAATCTCTGAGCTATTCTGCAGCCAAGTTCGTTATCGGTTCGCATAAAATGTTCGATCATTCTTCTTTGGATTGGCTCATCAGCCTGACTCAAACTTTCAATGATATTTGACACCAAATGTTCCTTTTCCGCTTCCGACATATTGCGATATTTGTACCCGGCCTGGTAATAGTCGTCGCCTGCCGGCTCCTGTCGGCCCACACATCCTGAAATACATTCTTGCGGAGGATTTCCTTTCTCAGGTGCCTCCGCCGGCAATCCACAGCTTAAGGTATTAGGCAAGTAATTGGCAATATCTGTACTGTACCTGCTTCGCATAGGTCCGTCCTGTATTTTGTTGTCAACCGGCTTTCTCGGCATATTCACCGGAAGTTCCAAAAAGTTGGTTCCTATACGATATCGCTGGGTATCAGCATAGGGAAAGATACGCCCCTGCAATATTCGATCATTGGAAAAAGCTATTCCCGGAACAATAGCTGCCGGCGAAAAAGCCGACTGTTCGACTTCGGCAAAAAAATTCTCGGGATTTTTATTCAACACCATTCTGCCTACCGGAATCAAAGGATACATGTGTTCCGGCCAAATAAGGGTAGAATCCAGAATATCAAACGGCTGCTCACATTCTAACTCAGATTTTATGATTTGTACCCGCATTTCAAATTCAACGCAATCCCCTGCGGCGATGGTATCGAACAAATCCCTGCTCGCCACATCGGGATCAGTGCCGGCAAGCTGGGCTGCCATCTTACTGTCGATGCATTCAACGCCTTCGCAAGGTTCCCAGTAATACCTGATATACACTTCCTCACCGCACAGATTGACCCATTTGTATGTATTGACGCCAAAACCCTGAATGGTCCTATAGCTCTTGACGGTTCCAATGTCTGAGAATAGATACAAAAGAAAGTTCATCGACTCAGGCCTTAAAGACATGAAATCCCACAAACGGCTGGCCGCCACCGGTCCGCCCCGGATATTGGCGACAGGGTCCGGCTTAAGGGCGTGAACAAAGTCCGGAAATTGCAGCGGATCTCTTAGCGGGAATACCGGAATATGGTTACAAATAAGATCATAATTACCTTCTTCCGTATAGAATTTCACGGCAAAGCCGCGGACATCACGTACCGTATCGGCGCCGCCCAGCGATCCACCGGCCAGCGAAAACCTGGTAAAAACCGGTGTCACCTTTTCAGGATCCTGAAGAAAATCTGCCATAGTCAAAGAAGCAAATGATTTATAAGGAACAAAATAGCCAAAAGCTCCGGCACCCTTTGCATGAAATGCCCTTTCCGGAATTCTCTCCCGGTCGAACTGGGCGATCTTCTCAAGATAAACAGTATCCGTGAGGAGGATTGGCCCCCGCTCGCCTACGGTTAGAGAATGCTGATCATCAACGATCGGTGCCCCCTGATTACTGGTCAGATATCGTTTGACCATATTCTTTTCACCTCCTATCATGAATTATGTTACGATTGATTATATTCCACCCAAAATTATTTAGGACTAAATTCACTGCTGAAAGGCCTACGCTGGAACCAGCAGCCTCGAGCCAAATTAGCCAGCCATGGTTCCACCCTGAACAGACTTTTTTTCTGACCGGATCAGGTCTTTCCGGCATGAAACGGATAGCACAAAACCAAGCTTGTTTCCCACCGAACAAAACCGAAGGTTTATTGTCATGAAGTTGCCCCGCAGCCCAAATCAGACTGCGAGGCAATTTCACTTGTTCTATCTGTTAGGGAAACCAAGCCGCTGGATCACACTAACCGTCCCTGCGATCTCCCTTTTTATGATTTTTAAAACACATGACAGCTTACAACTCAGACTGCTCTGCCGAAAGTTCCCAAAGATACAGCGAGGCAACCGAACCGTAAGGTGAGTAGCGCTTTTTATATCTGACAAAAGTCTCCTGAGAAAGTTCTTTTAATCCATACAACTTCATCATACCCCGGCGGATGGCTAAATCGCCGTAGCTTACCACATCAGGCCGACCCAGGGAAAAAATCAGCAGCATTTCAGCACTCCAAATGCCTACGCCATGTAGTGAAGCAAGCTGCTTGATGATCATCTCATCCCGCAATGTGGAAAGTTCAGCAAAATTCACAATACCGGTAGCGGCAGCCCTGGCAATCCCCTGAATATAACCGGCCTTTCTGACGGACATGCCACAGCCCTGTATAGCCGCCAGGTCTGCCTTGACAATATGATCCGGCGTTATACTGCCCAACAAGGCGGCCAGCCTGCTCCAGACCGTTGCCGCTGCCTTCTTGGAAATCTGCTGACTGACAACGCTTGCAATCAGCGCGCTAAACGGCTCAGGATTAATTTCACGCCGAATAAGACCGATTCTGTCGATCGCCGCCCCCAGCTTTTTATCCTTCCGCCTTAAATATTCTATTTCTTTTTGTCCGTATTCAAAAAACTGCATTGTCCGTCTCCAGCTTCAGCAATTGATCTTTTAAGGCTAGTCCCCCGCGATAACCCACTAACGCGCCATTTGTACCGATAACCCGGTGGCAGGGAATGAAGAGCGGGATCGGGTTCCGGTTATTGGCCAGTCCAATAGCCCGCGCGGCGCCAGGTTTGCCGATTTTGGCCGCTATGCTTTTATAGCTTACCGTTTGACCATAGGGAATTTCGCAGAGACTGTTCCAAACCTGCTTCATGAAAACTGTCCCGGCCGGTTCCAGGGGCAGCGAAAAAACTGTCAACCGGCCGGCAAGATAGTCGTTAAGCTGACGCGCCGCTTCCTGCAGTATGGCAGTTTCACAGATCTTTCCGTCATCAGGCCAACGCTCATCGGTGAAGTACAGATTGGTGATTTTTTCATTCTGTTCGGCAATACCAATCTTTCCTATAGCTGTTTGGTAAAAGTAAATAAACATACGAATCACCTCAACTTTTTCTTGGAAACGCTGATTTAATGAACGCATTGGCATCCTTATCCGGGAAAAAGAAAAGACCGGGAATAACAACTCTATTTCAGGATGTTTCTCTCACAGTCTGGCAAGAATCCGTGGTGACACATGCTGCGAGTATTTCGGTGTTTTCTCTAACTTCGCCTGGGGCATATCCGGTCCGTTCTTTAAAGCATTTATAAAAAGCAGACAGGCTTCTAAAGCCCGCTGCATACGCGACTTCAAGAATGCCAGCCTCTTCCTGGCGCAGCAGCTCAATGGCTTTAGCCACTCTCCGTGAAATAATATATTGGGCAGGAGTCACACCACAATAACGTTTAAACAGTTTAATCAGGTGGTTCTTGCTGACACCAAGCTGGCGGGATATATGCTGTACATCCACTCGGCTTTGATAACCGTCATCAATAATTTTCCGAACCTTCTTTACCAGTTCTAATTCAGGCTGAAAAACCGTCCGCTCAGGACAACACCGTTTGCAAGGCCGGAAACCAAGCTGCCTTGCCTCAGCCGGATGTTCAAAAAAAATGATATTGCCAGGAACCGGAGCTTTTGACTTGCAGGAAGGCCGGCAAAAAATACCCGTTGTCCTTACTCCATAGAAAAAGACACCATCATACCGACTGTCACACTGAATCACAGCCTGCCATTTTTCCTCAGGCAAAAGACTGCCATACTCTTTCATAACAATTCCTCCAGCAAGCAGGATTACGCTACTATTATTTTACACAAAAAGCAGCAACCATTCTTCCTATATTTCATCACGTAATTACAAGCTCCACTAAGCTCTAATCAATGCGCCCTCACATCCATTAGATTTAGTGGATGTGAGGCTCTTGTCAGCTTCATTCCCCTGTTACCTGCTCACCTTTATTGAGGATCCGTTGTTCCATAACCTCCAGGCGGGTCAACAATTCCTGCATCAGGGCATCCTGATGTACCAAATGCTCCATTACCACTTTTATCTCTTCCTCGGCCTTTTTATTAATTTGATAGTCCTGATCAGCCATCAGCCGGTCTTTCTCAGCTTGCCGGTTCTGGCTCATCATCACCACCGGGCCGGTATAAGCCGCCTGAAAGCTTAACACCAAATTAAGCAAAATAAACGGATACGGGTCCCAGGAAGCAAAAAAATCAGGATTTGTACCGGCCATATACGTCAAATAAGCATTAGCCCCCATCCAGATAATAATGATGGCACTCTGATAAATGATAAACGGCCAACTTCCCACCAATTTGGCTACTAAATCGGCTACTCGCTGCCCTCCGGTGATTTGTTCGCTAAATTCATGATTGACGTTCTTTATAATATGACCTTTATGCTTATACGTAGCCGCCGGTCCCTGCCATTGATTGACTGCCATATTGCACCCCTTCTTTCTCTTTTTCTATACAGTTCAACTCATTTACACCAGATCTGTCTATCGCCAGACTAACTGTCACCATGTTACAAATATTTCTCACTTTATTCAGGTCTGGCCTCCCATAATTTAATGAACAATTCTCCCGTCACCACAGGCCATCAGAAAAAGTAGTCTTTACCAGCCTGTTTATACAATAACTGAGAAAGCGCTTCTGGTTAGTAACTAATTTCCCTACAAACGGCGACTCTCCTGCCAGGCAGCAAAGTACCACAATCGCTACACCTACCGAAAAAGCCGCAACTATCCGGGCAGCACTATGGACTTTGCCAACGCTTCCTGTGGAGCAAAGCTGTATGCTGCGTTGCGTATCTGCATAAGGTATAAAAGATGAACCCCTCCCGATTGATGCTAATAGATTACACCAACCGAGCGGGGTTCCTTTTTATGTGTCTCTGTTAACTAAGCTCTGCCAGGCTTTGTTGAGTCTCGATAAGCTGCTCGACCGGAATACCGCCGTCCAGAGCAGAAAGCAGACTGATATAGAAGTCATCCGCCTGTTCGGTCATTTGCCGAATAAGCTCTTGGAACTGACTTTCCACGACCTGACGGTATAAGCTTTGCAACCGGCTCTGCTCCTGTGCCAGGTAGCCATCGGCAGCGTTGTTCAGTATACGGTACAGTTCGTCGCTCATTAACTTGCTCTCATTTTTCTCAAAGAAGGACTTGGGATTTTTAAAATAAGCCAATGCTTTAGCAAACATTCCTCGCGACAGATTGTCAAAAGCCGCTGCAAAATCAATTTGGGCCTGATTGCTGAATTCAAAGAGCGAAAAAGACAAGTCCTGATTCAAGTCACGAGTTCGCTCGGCCAATAGAGCCTGCTGTTCCGTCATAAGGCGTTCGGCAAAACGGTCCAGTCTCACCGTTGTCGCCCGCATTTCCTGGGCAAATTCGAAACCGATCTGCTCAAGCAATTCATCCAGCGCATGGTTTAACACTTTTTTCAAGTCCCGCCCGTCATCGCGCAGCACGCTGGAATTGAAGGCTTCTTTAAAAAATTCAGGGAATCGCAAAAATACCCGTTGTTTAATATAGTAAAGCAATTCTTCCGCTTCCTGATCCAGGCGATTGGTGAGAGGTTGGGCGGTCTGCTGCTCCAGCAGCCTGTGGATGGCTGCCCTTTCCAGTTCGATACCGGCCCGTCTTTGCTGCTTAACCGTGTCATCTTCTCTGGTGCTTTCGATAAGTTTTGCCACCAGATGGCCTAAGCGGCTTAATTCCCTGTCGGCGGCCGTCACCGCCAGATTCGCCAGATCATGAGTAATAAAATGATAAAATGCTTCCTCAAAGGGTGGCATACCGGAAACCGGGAGACTATCCCTTTCCAGCTTCTCCTTCAATGCCTTCAGGCTTGATAAGGAATACAAATGCGGCTTTCTAACGCCATATTTGATAAGCTGCTCCTGGACATACTCCAGAACGATTTCCTTTTCCTCTTCGTTATTAGCCAAATCAATAGCGTTGATAATAAAAAACATTTTATCCAGTTGAAAAGAATCCTTGACCCGTCCCAGTTGCATCAAAAACTCCCGGTCAGCCTTGGAAAAAGCATGATTGTAGTAGGTCACAAAGAGGATAGCATCCG
Above is a genomic segment from Propionispora vibrioides containing:
- a CDS encoding DNA-3-methyladenine glycosylase family protein, which codes for MQFFEYGQKEIEYLRRKDKKLGAAIDRIGLIRREINPEPFSALIASVVSQQISKKAAATVWSRLAALLGSITPDHIVKADLAAIQGCGMSVRKAGYIQGIARAAATGIVNFAELSTLRDEMIIKQLASLHGVGIWSAEMLLIFSLGRPDVVSYGDLAIRRGMMKLYGLKELSQETFVRYKKRYSPYGSVASLYLWELSAEQSEL
- a CDS encoding catalase yields the protein MVKRYLTSNQGAPIVDDQHSLTVGERGPILLTDTVYLEKIAQFDRERIPERAFHAKGAGAFGYFVPYKSFASLTMADFLQDPEKVTPVFTRFSLAGGSLGGADTVRDVRGFAVKFYTEEGNYDLICNHIPVFPLRDPLQFPDFVHALKPDPVANIRGGPVAASRLWDFMSLRPESMNFLLYLFSDIGTVKSYRTIQGFGVNTYKWVNLCGEEVYIRYYWEPCEGVECIDSKMAAQLAGTDPDVASRDLFDTIAAGDCVEFEMRVQIIKSELECEQPFDILDSTLIWPEHMYPLIPVGRMVLNKNPENFFAEVEQSAFSPAAIVPGIAFSNDRILQGRIFPYADTQRYRIGTNFLELPVNMPRKPVDNKIQDGPMRSRYSTDIANYLPNTLSCGLPAEAPEKGNPPQECISGCVGRQEPAGDDYYQAGYKYRNMSEAEKEHLVSNIIESLSQADEPIQRRMIEHFMRTDNELGCRIAQRLNLTP
- a CDS encoding MFS transporter; the protein is MNEGIHNEKLWNQRFIASCLANFFAFTAMYYIMATIPLFTTEVLAGTKGDVGILFGLFAFAGVVARPVAGYILDTIGRKKIVWLSLVFLLLAMLSYQWVTSLLFLFILRFTHGVCWGFSTTSLATLATDAIPLKKRGEGIGYFGLSMSIAMLIGPSLGLRVLHTFDYAAMFYAGTGLAALSLLCLLGFPQREMAVPDGQKQRGFIENKVLSYAGIVFFMALVYGALLSFIVLFAKEIRVDNPEIFFLANAVTVIISRPYAGRMLDQKGPIGIMCIGFAAFFATFLCLFLAQGYVLFIAAALLLGVGFGILYSLSIALAINQVDMSRRGVVNGTILTAFDLGFAVGAALLGQVSTYAGLRLMYLLSGFIVVIPFVIFYIKHMLKNKASLATEKPLD
- a CDS encoding MFS transporter yields the protein MKKLIKQEKYYKWMILGVTSLGTFMATLDAGIVNVALPAIGAQLQVTLSLVQWVVSAYLLGISSFLPLFGKVSDLHGKRQIYLTGMGVFVAGSFLCCMAETIWSLVLARILQSIGAAMLMANALAIVSTAFPGTERGRAMGINSTFVALGSLAGPSLGGILIGHFVWQSIFYINIPIGLVTLLFGYMILPWEKSQGQKPFDYAGAVLFALAMTTLLLVISHGQEWGWRSPLTVGSLLVAIAAFWLFFRCEVRKEYPMIELSLFKNESLLSGTISAMLAYMALFANNILLPFYLDQVLQATPVQIGLVIIRRYPCALH
- a CDS encoding bifunctional transcriptional activator/DNA repair enzyme AdaA, with protein sequence MKEYGSLLPEEKWQAVIQCDSRYDGVFFYGVRTTGIFCRPSCKSKAPVPGNIIFFEHPAEARQLGFRPCKRCCPERTVFQPELELVKKVRKIIDDGYQSRVDVQHISRQLGVSKNHLIKLFKRYCGVTPAQYIISRRVAKAIELLRQEEAGILEVAYAAGFRSLSAFYKCFKERTGYAPGEVRENTEILAACVTTDSCQTVRETS
- a CDS encoding DUF1003 domain-containing protein, which codes for MAVNQWQGPAATYKHKGHIIKNVNHEFSEQITGGQRVADLVAKLVGSWPFIIYQSAIIIIWMGANAYLTYMAGTNPDFFASWDPYPFILLNLVLSFQAAYTGPVVMMSQNRQAEKDRLMADQDYQINKKAEEEIKVVMEHLVHQDALMQELLTRLEVMEQRILNKGEQVTGE
- a CDS encoding methylated-DNA--[protein]-cysteine S-methyltransferase; the encoded protein is MFIYFYQTAIGKIGIAEQNEKITNLYFTDERWPDDGKICETAILQEAARQLNDYLAGRLTVFSLPLEPAGTVFMKQVWNSLCEIPYGQTVSYKSIAAKIGKPGAARAIGLANNRNPIPLFIPCHRVIGTNGALVGYRGGLALKDQLLKLETDNAVF
- a CDS encoding amidohydrolase family protein gives rise to the protein MIIDINMHHLPEDLFTNEKVLDGFLSTAPRSFGEIARLETLDSGKRHMILEKPKGYQNLNYVEGDYSLEAKLQAMDDAGVDKAILRVPVWQEWLRLDTCKIVNDNAAKLCERSGGRLYANAVLPPWGGKENLYELERCLKELGMVGVQLACHYGQLYLDDEAFKPYLKVLNEMSVPVIVHHTPLPVYWQSIYEYTNLRRELGRIIDQATALGRELFSGMFEEFPNLKMIHTMFGGNWFANYHLLTPHKSTKKEALVRLNTSEAERISSYLENNIFFDMTHPASWGKAEVECAIKVCGAEHILFGSSFPVVYGWMSEGVQFVNSLDITETERELIMHKNACRLFGLDI